In Elaeis guineensis isolate ETL-2024a chromosome 1, EG11, whole genome shotgun sequence, a genomic segment contains:
- the LOC105038371 gene encoding uncharacterized protein: protein MHAKTDSEVTSIAPSSPTRSPGRRPVYYVQSPSRDSHDGEKTTTSLHSTPVLSPMGSPPHSHSSVGRHSRESSSSRFSGSLKPGSRKVSPNDGSRRGGRHKTWKECAVIEEEGLLEDDEDAKGLPRRCYVLFFILAFFVLFSFFALILWGASRNQKPEITMKSITFENFFIQAGTDASFVPTDMSTLNATVQMTFRNTGTFFGVHVSSTPLDLSYYQLTLASGNINNFYQRRKSQRNLHVVVMGSQVPLYGGGASLSGTPAGKTNNQPVPLTLGFRVRSRAYVLGKLVKPKFYTNVQCSVVMDVTKLGKPVSLKKACQYN from the exons ATGCACGCCAAGACGGACTCCGAGGTGACCAGCATCGCCCCGTCCTCTCCGACGAGATCCCCCGGCCGGCGGCCCGTCTACTACGTCCAGAGCCCGTCGCGGGACTCGCACGATGGGGAGAAGACGACCACGTCCTTGCACTCCACTCCAGTCCTCAGCCCCATGGGCTCCCCACCCCACTCCCACTCCTCCGTGGGTCGCCATTCCCGAGAGTCTTCCTCCAGCCGCTTCTCGGGCTCGCTGAAGCCAGGGTCCAGGAAGGTCTCCCCTAACGATGGATCCAGAAGGGGTGGCCGCCACAAAACCTGGAAGGAATGCGCCGTCATCGAGGAGGAAGGCCTCCTGGAGGACGACGAGGACGCCAAGGGTCTCCCACGTCGCTGCTACGTTCTCTTCTTCATCTTGGCTTTCTTtgtcctcttctctttcttcgctCTAATTCTTTGGGGTGCAAGTCGGAATCAGAAGCCCGAAATCACCATGAAG AGTATTACGTTCGAGAATTTCTTCATCCAAGCCGGCACCGATGCCTCGTTCGTGCCCACGGACATGTCGACGCTGAACGCCACGGTTCAAATGACATTCAGGAACACCGGTACCTTCTTCGGAGTCCATGTATCATCGACGCCGCTGGATCTCAGCTACTACCAACTCACACTGGCCAGTGGAAAT aTAAACAACTTCTACCAACGTAGGAAGAGCCAGAGGAACCTCCATGTGGTGGTGATGGGCAGCCAAGTCCCTCTCTATGGTGGTGGGGCGAGTCTTAGCGGCACCCCGGCCGGGAAAACCAACAACCAGCCCGTGCCACTGACGCTTGGCTTCAGGGTGAGATCGAGAGCCTATGTGTTGGGGAAATTGGTCAAGCCCAAGTTCTACACCAACGTTCAGTGCTCGGTTGTGATGGACGTGACCAAGCTCGGCAAACCCGTCTCTCTCAAGAAAGCTTGCCAATACAATTAA
- the LOC105038372 gene encoding protein RALF-like 34: MAFPNLFSFSLLLFVLFLSSSTHNVAVVEAQADDTSWKLRTDAMEWPTTTSLYSSSSSYPFGYEADEEGLEEAAKHNRRALFWHRFRYYISYGALSANRVPCPPRSGRSYYTHNCYRARGPVHPYHRGCSAITRCRR, translated from the coding sequence ATGGCTTTCCCcaacctcttctccttctctctcctcctcttcgtcctcttcctctcctcttctaCCCACAATGTGGCTGTGGTGGAGGCGCAGGCCGATGACACTAGTTGGAAGCTGAGGACCGATGCCATGGAGTGGCCAACCACCACCTCCTTgtactcttcttcctcctcctaccCCTTCGGCTATGAGGCAGACGAAGAAGGGCTTGAAGAGGCAGCGAAGCACAACAGGAGGGCTCTGTTCTGGCACCGGTTCCGGTACTACATCTCCTACGGGGCGCTATCGGCCAACCGGGTACCGTGTCCGCCTCGCTCCGGCCGCTCCTACTACACCCACAACTGCTACCGCGCCCGCGGCCCCGTCCATCCCTACCATCGCGGCTGCAGTGCAATCACCCGCTGCCGGAGGTGA